Proteins encoded by one window of Primulina huaijiensis isolate GDHJ02 chromosome 1, ASM1229523v2, whole genome shotgun sequence:
- the LOC140983932 gene encoding FIP1[V]-like protein isoform X2, with amino-acid sequence MEDDDEFGDLYTDVLRPFSASFQSQHLVTDSPAVGTSSAPLQSRGIDLNNNSDDVDIVYGPPDAKNLKSNLNSTVNLKLNASIQDNTTAELGTRPEIREIDLNLDSNQEVNRIEGLVGNGGGKGLQFKARVLAKGEGVSLTEKSSGGFSFMEGDNDINIVVEEIDNKDDDLVEKDNGLADSEEKLYNSADGEDNTINYAGKNTVTEIGMGQMIPGLADRLENQGTSNLEDEWESEESEDDLQIVLNDNHHGPIGMERMAGMHDEDDEDGDPLVIVADNGDAGLHHHHQQMMMEEQEWAGEEGVPGTDGEKKELGDASKTSGAGTATPAALQPRIGYSNHMYQHQFHSQFKYVRPGAAPLPGAAPVAPGGIPSQVRPPVTMGPVAGRGRGEWRPTGTKGAVPMQKGFHPNHGTPAWGTTVAGRGYGSGLDFTLPSHKTIFEVDIDSFEEKPWKFPSIDVSDFFNFGLKEESWKDYCKQLEQLRLETTMQSKIRVYESGRSEQDYDPDLPPELAAAVGIQDIQSENANPGNTDTGPTDLTRECARERPPLPIGRPIPVETGSGDRLPSIDTRRLRLHDSDAIIEIVCQSSTDADDMAEQQNNDQATKDLREGGEVDDLPQETVGPINGSLQAYNAQKREPVARRAQFKNSNSSNEIVSKDVLQFHSEVPAHDHSDGDIMVPSEGRSAEEKERATPKMTASDFDERGKEVSDDHAEESFDSRDGKQSPFFYSHAVGSNAEPGVEAREDMNDESVIDDKSFDEEADAMAVDDAFRDMPEDGNLMHSTKKLITVDGQLSQENNDGKDSKAMRSSESSKARSGSSRDHRKLCDSVEDEVIQEKRRPRREDIRRPVGDYNNPRRKVPHEKDEPGRHHASVRGKEDFYSRRAGDPDSSLRWHVKSESSNWRKESDISEVSWHRRDEDLPGKRIRIEEASKREHGGETGSRSSGKARESERNEKDEHRQSRNHLDNGSWRGAYHDQDIGSRPRDRDDNLRRRIDKVDDSHSKRRKEETNIIRGQEDISYNRRESSDRRKREREDISDQRKRDDRARLKDGDLNYARQKEEESLQRERNERQRERDEWHRLRQSHGEILSKREREETRSIMRSGHGAEDKTWISHSRGKDDYKGSSRDYQLKDVGRHSHQLKRRDRAENESFSQHRGQENAYARGSHFSNDEKRARSERPSTRDERASFASDTSTVHEHRQKESSRKNKESESGDHRSLFPSKRTQDEHSGQISKTSFP; translated from the exons ATGGAAGATGACGATGAGTTCGGAGATCTTTACACCGACGTGCTCCGGCCGTTTTCGGCGTCGTTTCAGTCACAGCACCTAGTTACCGATTCACCCGCAGTAGGAACCAGTTCGGCTCCGCTCCAGAGCCGCGGGATTGATCTGAATAATAACAGCGATGACGTGGATATTGTCTACGGCCCTCCTGATGCAAAGAATTTGAAATCGAACCTCAATTCCACtgtaaatttgaaattgaacGCCTCAATTCAGGATAACACCACAGCGGAGCTGGGGACCCGGCCTGAGATTAGAGAGATTGATTTGAATTTGGATTCAAATCAGGAAGTTAATCGGATTGAAGGTTTAGTGGGAAACGGAGGCGGTAAAGGCTTACAGTTTAAAGCTAGGGTTTTGGCGAAGGGCGAGGGTGTGAGTTTAACGGAAAAGTCTTCTGGGGGATTTAGTTTTATGGAGGGGGATAATGATATTAATATCGTTGTGGAAGAGATAGACAATAAAGATGATGACTTAGTTGAAAAAGACAATGGTCTTGCTGACTCAGAGGAAAAATTGTATAATTCTGCTGACGGAGAGGACAACACCATCAATTATGCAGGCAAAAATACGGTTACGGAAATTGGTATGGGGCAAATGATTCCGGGACTCGCTGATAGATTGGAGAATCAAGGGACTTCAAATCTCGAGGATGAGTGGGAAAGTGAGGAGAGTGAAGATGATTTGCAGATAGTGTTGAATGATAATCATCATGGACCCATTGGGATGGAGAGGATGGCTGGAATGCATGATGAGGATGATGAGGACGGGGATCCATTAGTGATAGTAGCAGATAATGGCGATGCTGGTCTCCATCATCACCACCAGCAGATGATGATGGAAGAACAAGAGTGGGCTGGTGAAGAAGGGGTACCTGGAACAGATGGGGAGAAGAAGGAATTGGGTGATGCCTCCAAAACAAGTGGAGCGGGAACTGCTACTCCGGCAGCCTTGCAGCCGAGGATTGGATACAGCAATCACATGTATCAGCATCAGTTCCATTCGCAGTTCAAG TATGTGAGACCTGGTGCAGCTCCATTGCCTGGAGCTGCTCCTGTAGCTCCTGGAGGAATTCCAAGTCAAGTTCGTCCACCGGTAACTATGGGCCCGGTTGCTGGACGTGGAAGAGGTGAGTGGCGACCTACAGGAACAAAAGGTGCTGTTCCCATGCAAAAAGGGTTTCATCCTAATCATGGAACACCAGCTTGGGGAACTACTGTAGCAGGGCGTGGTTATGGAAGTGGATTGGATTTCACACTTCCATCACACAA GACCATATTTGAAGTTGATATTGATAGCTTTGAAGAAAAGCCTTGGAAATTTCCGAGCATTGATGTATCTGACTTTTTCAATTTTGGTTTGAAAGAGGAAAGTTGGAAAGATTATTGCAAACAACTG GAACAACTCCGACTGGAAACGACTATGCAAAGTAAAATTCGTGTCTACGAAAGTGGGAGGTCTGAACAG GATTATGATCCTGATCTTCCGCCGGAGCTTGCAGCAGCTGTTGGTATTCAAGATATTCAATCTGAAAACGCAAACCCTGGAAATACAGATACTGGTCCAACAGACTTAACAAGAGAATGTGCACGTGAACGGCCTCCTCTG CCTATTGGCAGACCAATACCTGTAGAAACTGGTTCTGGTGATCGTCTCCCATCCATTGATACTAGGCGTCTACGACTGCATGATTCAGATGCCATTATTGAG ATAGTCTGCCAAAGTTCAACAGATGCCGATGACATGGCTGAGCAGCAGAACAATGATCAGGCCACAAAAGATCTAAGAGAGGGTGGTGAAGTTGATGATCTTCCGCAGGAAACTGTAGGGCCTATCAATGGCTCTTTGCAAGCATATAATGCCCAGAAGAGGGAACCTGTGGCAAGAAGAGCACAATTTAAGAATAGTAACAGTAGTAATGAGATTGTAAGCAAGGATGTTTTGCAATTTCATTCAGAAGTACCTGCACATGACCATTCTGATGGGGATATTATGGTCCCTAGTGAGGGGAG GTCTGCAGAAGAAAAGGAGCGTGCCACCCCCAAGATGACTGCTAGTGATTTTGATGAAAGAGGAAAGGAGGTTTCCGATGATCATGCTGAAGAATCATTTGATAGTCGGGATGGTAAACAAAGTCCTTTCTTTTATTCCCATGCCGTTGGATCTAATGCAGAGCCGGGTGTGGAAGCAAGGGAAGATATGAACGATGAATCTGTAATTGATGATAAAAGCTTTGATGAGGAAGCAGATGCAATGGCTGTGGATGATGCGTTCAGGGATATGCCTGAAGATGGGAACTTGATGCATTCCACAAAGAAACTTATAACAGTCGATGGACAACTATCTCAAGAAAATAATGATGGGAAAGACTCAAAAGCGATGAGGAGTAGTGAAAGCAGCAAAGCAAGGTCAGGAAGTAGTAGAGATCACAGGAAACTCTGTGACAGTGTTGAGGATGAAGTTATTCAGGAAAAGCGCCGCCCTCGCCGTGAAGATATTAGGAGACCAGTAGGTGATTATAACAATCCACGTCGAAAAGTTCCCCATGAGAAAGATGAACCGGGAAGACACCATGCGTCAGTGAGAGGGAAAGAAGATTTTTATTCACGTAGAGCTGGAGATCCTGATTCATCACTTCGTTGGCATGTGAAAAGCGAGAGTTCAAACTGGAGAAAGGAGAGTGATATATCTGAAGTAAGCTGGCACCGGAGAGATGAGGATCTTCCTGGGAAAAGAATTAGAATTGAAGAGGCATCAAAGAGGGAACATGGTGGAGAAACTGGCTCCAGAAGTAGCGGTAAGGCTAGAGAGAGTGAGAGGAACGAAAAAGATGAGCATCGGCAGTCAAGAAATCATCTCGATAATGGTAGTTGGAGGGGAGCTTATCATGATCAAGACATAGGTTCTAGACCGAGAGATAGGGATGATAATCTAAGACGTCGTATTGATAAAGTGGATGATTCCCACAGCAAAAGAAGGAAAGAAGAAACTAATATAATTCGGGGACAGGAAGATATATCCTATAATCGTAGAGAAAGTAGCGACAGAAGGAAGCGAGAAAGAGAAGATATCTCTGATCAGCGAAAAAGAGATGACCGAGCCAGATTGAAGGATGGTGATCTGAATTATGCGAGGCAGAAAGAAGAGGAATCACTTCAAAGGGAGAGAAATGAGAGGCAGAGAGAGCGTGATGAATGGCACAGGCTAAGACAATCGCATGGAGAAATTTTATCAAAGAGGGAAAGAGAAGAAACAAGATCCATAATGAGGAGTGGGCATGGTGCCGAAGACAAAACATGGATCAGTCATTCTAGGGGAAAAGATGATTACAAGGGTTCGAGTAGAGATTACCAGCTAAAGGATGTGGGCAGGCACAGTCATCAACTTAAGAGAAGGGATCGAGCTGAAAATGAAAGTTTTTCGCAGCATAGGGGCCAGGAAAATGCTTATGCGCGTGGGAGTCATTTCAGTAATGATGAAAAGAGAGCAAGATCTGAAAGGCCAAGCACTCGTGATGAAAGAGCTTCCTTTGCATCTGATACGTCTACTGTGCATGAACATAGACAGAAGGAGAGTAGTAGAAAGAACAAAGAATCTGAGAGTGGAGATCACAGGTCCTTGTTCCCTTCTAAAAGGACTCAGGATGAGCACAGTGGACAGATAAGTAAAACG tcttttccttga
- the LOC140983932 gene encoding FIP1[V]-like protein isoform X1 translates to MEDDDEFGDLYTDVLRPFSASFQSQHLVTDSPAVGTSSAPLQSRGIDLNNNSDDVDIVYGPPDAKNLKSNLNSTVNLKLNASIQDNTTAELGTRPEIREIDLNLDSNQEVNRIEGLVGNGGGKGLQFKARVLAKGEGVSLTEKSSGGFSFMEGDNDINIVVEEIDNKDDDLVEKDNGLADSEEKLYNSADGEDNTINYAGKNTVTEIGMGQMIPGLADRLENQGTSNLEDEWESEESEDDLQIVLNDNHHGPIGMERMAGMHDEDDEDGDPLVIVADNGDAGLHHHHQQMMMEEQEWAGEEGVPGTDGEKKELGDASKTSGAGTATPAALQPRIGYSNHMYQHQFHSQFKYVRPGAAPLPGAAPVAPGGIPSQVRPPVTMGPVAGRGRGEWRPTGTKGAVPMQKGFHPNHGTPAWGTTVAGRGYGSGLDFTLPSHKTIFEVDIDSFEEKPWKFPSIDVSDFFNFGLKEESWKDYCKQLEQLRLETTMQSKIRVYESGRSEQDYDPDLPPELAAAVGIQDIQSENANPGNTDTGPTDLTRECARERPPLPIGRPIPVETGSGDRLPSIDTRRLRLHDSDAIIEIVCQSSTDADDMAEQQNNDQATKDLREGGEVDDLPQETVGPINGSLQAYNAQKREPVARRAQFKNSNSSNEIVSKDVLQFHSEVPAHDHSDGDIMVPSEGRSAEEKERATPKMTASDFDERGKEVSDDHAEESFDSRDGKQSPFFYSHAVGSNAEPGVEAREDMNDESVIDDKSFDEEADAMAVDDAFRDMPEDGNLMHSTKKLITVDGQLSQENNDGKDSKAMRSSESSKARSGSSRDHRKLCDSVEDEVIQEKRRPRREDIRRPVGDYNNPRRKVPHEKDEPGRHHASVRGKEDFYSRRAGDPDSSLRWHVKSESSNWRKESDISEVSWHRRDEDLPGKRIRIEEASKREHGGETGSRSSGKARESERNEKDEHRQSRNHLDNGSWRGAYHDQDIGSRPRDRDDNLRRRIDKVDDSHSKRRKEETNIIRGQEDISYNRRESSDRRKREREDISDQRKRDDRARLKDGDLNYARQKEEESLQRERNERQRERDEWHRLRQSHGEILSKREREETRSIMRSGHGAEDKTWISHSRGKDDYKGSSRDYQLKDVGRHSHQLKRRDRAENESFSQHRGQENAYARGSHFSNDEKRARSERPSTRDERASFASDTSTVHEHRQKESSRKNKESESGDHRSLFPSKRTQDEHSGQISKTVNLRARAERETDKNEIHLHHQPSRKQGEEASSDDEQPDSRKGRSKFERWTSHKEREFNVALMSSSLNSKDLDTSDSGKASLAGKLPEEPSKKMDDKLHPLVDDKVTEAEVDDSIKANAMEDKHLDTVEKLKKRRERFKLPMPSEKDVMTLKKLENEPLLHSSQTETPQDSEIKSERPARKRRWTGN, encoded by the exons ATGGAAGATGACGATGAGTTCGGAGATCTTTACACCGACGTGCTCCGGCCGTTTTCGGCGTCGTTTCAGTCACAGCACCTAGTTACCGATTCACCCGCAGTAGGAACCAGTTCGGCTCCGCTCCAGAGCCGCGGGATTGATCTGAATAATAACAGCGATGACGTGGATATTGTCTACGGCCCTCCTGATGCAAAGAATTTGAAATCGAACCTCAATTCCACtgtaaatttgaaattgaacGCCTCAATTCAGGATAACACCACAGCGGAGCTGGGGACCCGGCCTGAGATTAGAGAGATTGATTTGAATTTGGATTCAAATCAGGAAGTTAATCGGATTGAAGGTTTAGTGGGAAACGGAGGCGGTAAAGGCTTACAGTTTAAAGCTAGGGTTTTGGCGAAGGGCGAGGGTGTGAGTTTAACGGAAAAGTCTTCTGGGGGATTTAGTTTTATGGAGGGGGATAATGATATTAATATCGTTGTGGAAGAGATAGACAATAAAGATGATGACTTAGTTGAAAAAGACAATGGTCTTGCTGACTCAGAGGAAAAATTGTATAATTCTGCTGACGGAGAGGACAACACCATCAATTATGCAGGCAAAAATACGGTTACGGAAATTGGTATGGGGCAAATGATTCCGGGACTCGCTGATAGATTGGAGAATCAAGGGACTTCAAATCTCGAGGATGAGTGGGAAAGTGAGGAGAGTGAAGATGATTTGCAGATAGTGTTGAATGATAATCATCATGGACCCATTGGGATGGAGAGGATGGCTGGAATGCATGATGAGGATGATGAGGACGGGGATCCATTAGTGATAGTAGCAGATAATGGCGATGCTGGTCTCCATCATCACCACCAGCAGATGATGATGGAAGAACAAGAGTGGGCTGGTGAAGAAGGGGTACCTGGAACAGATGGGGAGAAGAAGGAATTGGGTGATGCCTCCAAAACAAGTGGAGCGGGAACTGCTACTCCGGCAGCCTTGCAGCCGAGGATTGGATACAGCAATCACATGTATCAGCATCAGTTCCATTCGCAGTTCAAG TATGTGAGACCTGGTGCAGCTCCATTGCCTGGAGCTGCTCCTGTAGCTCCTGGAGGAATTCCAAGTCAAGTTCGTCCACCGGTAACTATGGGCCCGGTTGCTGGACGTGGAAGAGGTGAGTGGCGACCTACAGGAACAAAAGGTGCTGTTCCCATGCAAAAAGGGTTTCATCCTAATCATGGAACACCAGCTTGGGGAACTACTGTAGCAGGGCGTGGTTATGGAAGTGGATTGGATTTCACACTTCCATCACACAA GACCATATTTGAAGTTGATATTGATAGCTTTGAAGAAAAGCCTTGGAAATTTCCGAGCATTGATGTATCTGACTTTTTCAATTTTGGTTTGAAAGAGGAAAGTTGGAAAGATTATTGCAAACAACTG GAACAACTCCGACTGGAAACGACTATGCAAAGTAAAATTCGTGTCTACGAAAGTGGGAGGTCTGAACAG GATTATGATCCTGATCTTCCGCCGGAGCTTGCAGCAGCTGTTGGTATTCAAGATATTCAATCTGAAAACGCAAACCCTGGAAATACAGATACTGGTCCAACAGACTTAACAAGAGAATGTGCACGTGAACGGCCTCCTCTG CCTATTGGCAGACCAATACCTGTAGAAACTGGTTCTGGTGATCGTCTCCCATCCATTGATACTAGGCGTCTACGACTGCATGATTCAGATGCCATTATTGAG ATAGTCTGCCAAAGTTCAACAGATGCCGATGACATGGCTGAGCAGCAGAACAATGATCAGGCCACAAAAGATCTAAGAGAGGGTGGTGAAGTTGATGATCTTCCGCAGGAAACTGTAGGGCCTATCAATGGCTCTTTGCAAGCATATAATGCCCAGAAGAGGGAACCTGTGGCAAGAAGAGCACAATTTAAGAATAGTAACAGTAGTAATGAGATTGTAAGCAAGGATGTTTTGCAATTTCATTCAGAAGTACCTGCACATGACCATTCTGATGGGGATATTATGGTCCCTAGTGAGGGGAG GTCTGCAGAAGAAAAGGAGCGTGCCACCCCCAAGATGACTGCTAGTGATTTTGATGAAAGAGGAAAGGAGGTTTCCGATGATCATGCTGAAGAATCATTTGATAGTCGGGATGGTAAACAAAGTCCTTTCTTTTATTCCCATGCCGTTGGATCTAATGCAGAGCCGGGTGTGGAAGCAAGGGAAGATATGAACGATGAATCTGTAATTGATGATAAAAGCTTTGATGAGGAAGCAGATGCAATGGCTGTGGATGATGCGTTCAGGGATATGCCTGAAGATGGGAACTTGATGCATTCCACAAAGAAACTTATAACAGTCGATGGACAACTATCTCAAGAAAATAATGATGGGAAAGACTCAAAAGCGATGAGGAGTAGTGAAAGCAGCAAAGCAAGGTCAGGAAGTAGTAGAGATCACAGGAAACTCTGTGACAGTGTTGAGGATGAAGTTATTCAGGAAAAGCGCCGCCCTCGCCGTGAAGATATTAGGAGACCAGTAGGTGATTATAACAATCCACGTCGAAAAGTTCCCCATGAGAAAGATGAACCGGGAAGACACCATGCGTCAGTGAGAGGGAAAGAAGATTTTTATTCACGTAGAGCTGGAGATCCTGATTCATCACTTCGTTGGCATGTGAAAAGCGAGAGTTCAAACTGGAGAAAGGAGAGTGATATATCTGAAGTAAGCTGGCACCGGAGAGATGAGGATCTTCCTGGGAAAAGAATTAGAATTGAAGAGGCATCAAAGAGGGAACATGGTGGAGAAACTGGCTCCAGAAGTAGCGGTAAGGCTAGAGAGAGTGAGAGGAACGAAAAAGATGAGCATCGGCAGTCAAGAAATCATCTCGATAATGGTAGTTGGAGGGGAGCTTATCATGATCAAGACATAGGTTCTAGACCGAGAGATAGGGATGATAATCTAAGACGTCGTATTGATAAAGTGGATGATTCCCACAGCAAAAGAAGGAAAGAAGAAACTAATATAATTCGGGGACAGGAAGATATATCCTATAATCGTAGAGAAAGTAGCGACAGAAGGAAGCGAGAAAGAGAAGATATCTCTGATCAGCGAAAAAGAGATGACCGAGCCAGATTGAAGGATGGTGATCTGAATTATGCGAGGCAGAAAGAAGAGGAATCACTTCAAAGGGAGAGAAATGAGAGGCAGAGAGAGCGTGATGAATGGCACAGGCTAAGACAATCGCATGGAGAAATTTTATCAAAGAGGGAAAGAGAAGAAACAAGATCCATAATGAGGAGTGGGCATGGTGCCGAAGACAAAACATGGATCAGTCATTCTAGGGGAAAAGATGATTACAAGGGTTCGAGTAGAGATTACCAGCTAAAGGATGTGGGCAGGCACAGTCATCAACTTAAGAGAAGGGATCGAGCTGAAAATGAAAGTTTTTCGCAGCATAGGGGCCAGGAAAATGCTTATGCGCGTGGGAGTCATTTCAGTAATGATGAAAAGAGAGCAAGATCTGAAAGGCCAAGCACTCGTGATGAAAGAGCTTCCTTTGCATCTGATACGTCTACTGTGCATGAACATAGACAGAAGGAGAGTAGTAGAAAGAACAAAGAATCTGAGAGTGGAGATCACAGGTCCTTGTTCCCTTCTAAAAGGACTCAGGATGAGCACAGTGGACAGATAAGTAAAACG GTTAACTTGAGAGCCAGAGCCGAGCGAGAAACTGATAAGAATGAGATTCATCTACATCATCAGCCTTCCAGAAAGCAAGGGGAAGAGGCTTCGTCGGATGATGAGCAGCCTGACTCCAGGAAAGGGCGCTCTAAATTTGAACGTTGGACAAGTCACAAGGAGCGAGAATTCAATGTTGCCCTCATGTCATCTTCTTTGAATAGTAAAGATCTAGATACATCTGACAGTGGCAAAGCTTCCTTGGCTGGCAAACTTCCCGAAGAACCTTCCAAAAAGATGGACGATAAGCTACACCCTTTGGTTGATGATAAAGTGACTGAAGCAGAAGTGGATGATTCCATAAAAGCAAATGCTATGGAGGACAAACACTTGGACACTGTCGAAAAGTTGAAGAAGCGAAGGGAGCGTTTTAAGCTTCCTATGCCAAGTGAAAAAGATGTGATGACGTTAAAAAAACTTGAGAACGAGCCTTTACTACATTCATCCCAAACTGAAACCCCCCAAGATTCAGAGATAAAATCAGAGCGTCCAGCACGAAAACGGAGGTGGACTGGTAATTAA